One Mycolicibacterium pulveris genomic region harbors:
- a CDS encoding IS110 family RNA-guided transposase, with product MSTEAVVTQAVWAGIDAGKSDHFCVVIDAEGKRLLSQRVANDEATLLKLISTVATMADGGEVTWAIDLNAGGAALLITLLIAADQRLLYIPGRTVHHASGSYRGEGKTDAKDAAVIADQARMRRDLQPLRPGDDIAVELRILTSRRTDLVADRTRTINRLRAQLLEYFPALERAFDYSTSKAALLLLTGYQTPDGLRRAGAARLAAWLGKRKARNADAVAAKALQAAHAQHTVIPGQQLAAAMVARLAKEVMALDTEIGDTDAMIEERFRRHRHAEIIVSMSGFGVTLGAEFLAATGGDMSAFDSVDRLAGVAGLAPVPRDSGRISGNLQRPRRYNRRLLRACYLSALSSIRSDPVSRTYYNRKRAEGKRHSQAVLALARRRLNVLWAMLRDHTTYQPTTPTAAAA from the coding sequence ATGAGCACGGAGGCGGTAGTGACACAAGCTGTTTGGGCGGGTATCGATGCTGGGAAATCGGACCACTTCTGCGTGGTCATCGATGCTGAGGGAAAGCGACTGCTGTCGCAGCGGGTAGCCAACGACGAAGCGACTCTGTTGAAGTTGATCAGCACTGTCGCAACCATGGCTGACGGCGGTGAGGTCACCTGGGCCATCGATCTCAACGCTGGCGGTGCGGCCCTGCTGATCACGCTGCTGATCGCCGCTGACCAGCGGCTGCTCTACATCCCCGGCCGCACCGTGCACCACGCCTCGGGCAGCTACCGCGGGGAGGGTAAGACCGACGCCAAAGATGCCGCCGTCATTGCCGATCAGGCCCGGATGCGCCGCGATCTGCAACCACTGCGCCCCGGAGATGACATCGCAGTGGAGCTGCGCATTCTCACCAGCCGGCGCACCGATCTGGTGGCTGATCGCACCCGCACGATCAACCGACTGCGTGCCCAGCTGCTCGAATACTTCCCAGCCCTGGAACGCGCGTTCGACTACAGCACCAGCAAGGCCGCGTTGCTGCTGCTCACCGGCTATCAAACTCCCGATGGGCTGCGACGAGCCGGTGCTGCTCGACTGGCAGCCTGGTTGGGTAAACGCAAGGCCCGCAACGCCGACGCCGTCGCGGCCAAAGCCCTGCAGGCCGCTCACGCTCAACACACCGTCATACCCGGACAACAACTCGCTGCGGCCATGGTTGCCCGCTTGGCCAAGGAGGTGATGGCCCTCGACACCGAAATCGGCGACACCGATGCGATGATCGAGGAGCGATTTCGCCGCCACCGCCACGCCGAAATCATCGTGAGCATGTCGGGCTTCGGCGTCACGCTCGGCGCCGAATTCCTCGCTGCCACCGGCGGAGACATGAGTGCCTTCGACTCCGTTGACCGCCTCGCCGGCGTCGCCGGCCTGGCTCCGGTACCGCGTGACTCCGGCCGCATCAGCGGCAACCTTCAACGACCCCGCCGCTACAACCGGCGCCTGCTGCGCGCCTGCTACCTGTCGGCGCTGTCCAGCATTCGATCCGACCCCGTCTCGCGCACGTATTACAACCGCAAACGCGCCGAAGGCAAACGCCACAGCCAAGCCGTCCTGGCCCTGGCACGTCGGCGTCTCAATGTTCTGTGGGCAATGCTGCGCGACCACACGACCTATCAACCCACCACGCCTACTGCCGCAGCGGCTTGA